One genomic window of Trichlorobacter lovleyi includes the following:
- a CDS encoding putative bifunctional diguanylate cyclase/phosphodiesterase: MTSLPSQDQSAQSSPAWFDSLSQLIQPDGRNRSIGERLAEQCVRVSLMVKLRWAMLAALFCYVLLAELFLAPDIDLPIFHLEQWSVSLKATAIFFAVAFPMVSLPCSVWRNCRLVIYLQVLLDLLFVTAAIHWSGGVVSWLWPAYLLVSLESAFLFEKKREVWGIGLIGAVLYGVLLAAEQLDFIATVRMPFMEEESPSILFELLMWLWVAGVNTVVSFFGAFLMGKIRSDHQKVKQSEEALTGFIATAHDLIFCSRQDGTLLYLNQVGQDMIGPLETLPDGVNLFSLTDEEGKGLLARQFEKVTRRIDAGHFEMRLLSPVAGRALDLEVSLSICCSEVPDQVIWGVCHDITERNLAQRELIKLAHHDVLTGLPNRILLHDRLQQARALAHRMNSRFALLFLDMDRFKIINDTLGHAVGDDLLRMIAQRLKLCYRETDTIARIGGDEFVVLMLNVADRSDIVAMNDKLLQELAQPFMIRSHELFVTTSGGVCVYPDDEDDVEIMMQKADIAMYHAKALGRNNVQFYNDGMDQNASRRFTIANSMRRGLDRGEFRLYYQPKLDVSSDCIVATEALVRWQHPELGLLSPTEFIQLAEESGLIVELGEWVLREACRQNMLWRQEGIHGLRVAVNLSGYQLQHSRLVETVRGILDETGMPGELLEFEITESVIMQNPDYAVEVLNEITGLGIHISIDDFGTGYSSLAHLKRFSVNTLKIDKSFVRDVENNTTDAAIASAIIAMGSSLNLKVIAEGVETEQQMDFLRDNNCDQVQGFLISRPLPADQALKVLRQKCIGGLLQGHEALKER; this comes from the coding sequence ATGACCTCCTTGCCCTCTCAGGATCAATCTGCTCAGTCCAGCCCGGCCTGGTTTGATTCGCTGTCACAGCTGATCCAGCCGGATGGCCGGAACCGCTCTATCGGAGAGCGGCTGGCGGAGCAGTGTGTCCGGGTATCCTTGATGGTCAAACTGCGCTGGGCCATGCTGGCGGCATTATTCTGTTACGTGCTGCTGGCAGAACTGTTCCTGGCGCCGGACATTGACCTGCCGATCTTCCATCTTGAACAATGGAGCGTTTCTCTCAAGGCCACGGCAATCTTCTTTGCCGTGGCCTTTCCTATGGTGTCGCTCCCCTGCAGTGTCTGGAGAAACTGCCGCCTGGTGATCTATCTGCAGGTGCTGCTTGATCTCTTGTTTGTGACTGCAGCAATACACTGGAGCGGCGGTGTTGTCAGCTGGCTTTGGCCGGCTTACCTGCTGGTCTCGCTGGAATCGGCCTTCCTGTTTGAAAAGAAGCGCGAGGTCTGGGGCATCGGTCTGATCGGCGCAGTGCTTTACGGGGTACTGCTCGCGGCTGAACAGCTCGATTTTATCGCAACGGTCAGGATGCCGTTTATGGAGGAGGAAAGCCCCAGTATCCTGTTTGAACTGTTGATGTGGCTCTGGGTTGCCGGGGTTAACACGGTGGTTTCATTCTTTGGCGCCTTCCTGATGGGTAAGATCCGCTCGGACCATCAGAAGGTCAAACAAAGTGAAGAGGCCTTGACCGGCTTTATTGCCACGGCCCACGATCTGATTTTCTGCAGCCGCCAGGATGGAACCCTGTTGTATCTGAATCAGGTCGGGCAGGATATGATCGGCCCGTTAGAGACGCTACCCGACGGTGTCAACCTGTTCAGTCTGACTGATGAGGAGGGTAAGGGGTTGCTGGCGCGCCAGTTTGAGAAAGTGACACGGCGGATAGATGCCGGTCACTTCGAGATGCGCCTGCTTTCTCCGGTCGCCGGCAGGGCCCTGGATCTGGAGGTGAGTCTCTCCATCTGCTGCAGTGAGGTGCCGGACCAGGTCATCTGGGGGGTCTGTCACGATATTACGGAACGGAATCTGGCCCAGCGTGAACTGATCAAGCTGGCCCACCATGACGTGCTGACCGGTCTGCCCAACCGGATACTGCTGCATGATCGACTGCAGCAGGCCCGCGCCCTTGCCCATCGGATGAACTCCCGCTTTGCCTTGTTGTTTCTGGATATGGATCGTTTCAAGATTATCAATGATACGTTGGGACATGCGGTGGGGGATGATCTGCTGAGGATGATCGCCCAACGCCTGAAGCTCTGCTACCGTGAGACCGATACCATTGCCCGGATCGGTGGTGATGAGTTCGTTGTGCTGATGCTGAATGTGGCTGATCGATCCGATATTGTCGCCATGAATGACAAGCTGCTTCAGGAGCTTGCCCAGCCGTTTATGATCCGCAGCCATGAGTTGTTTGTGACCACCAGCGGCGGTGTCTGTGTCTATCCCGATGATGAGGACGATGTCGAGATCATGATGCAGAAGGCGGATATCGCCATGTATCATGCCAAGGCACTGGGGCGGAACAATGTCCAGTTCTACAATGACGGCATGGATCAGAACGCCTCCCGTCGTTTTACCATTGCCAACTCCATGCGGCGCGGACTGGACCGCGGAGAGTTCCGGCTTTATTACCAGCCCAAGCTGGATGTCTCAAGCGACTGTATTGTTGCCACCGAGGCACTGGTGCGCTGGCAGCATCCGGAGCTTGGCCTGCTGTCACCAACCGAGTTTATCCAGCTGGCCGAGGAGAGCGGTCTGATTGTCGAGCTCGGTGAATGGGTGTTGCGGGAGGCCTGTCGCCAGAATATGCTCTGGCGCCAGGAGGGGATACATGGCCTGCGGGTGGCGGTCAATCTCTCCGGCTACCAGTTGCAGCACAGCCGTTTGGTGGAAACGGTCCGTGGAATTCTTGATGAGACAGGCATGCCGGGTGAGCTGCTTGAGTTTGAGATTACCGAGAGTGTGATCATGCAAAACCCTGATTATGCGGTGGAGGTACTGAATGAGATCACCGGACTCGGTATCCATATCTCGATTGATGATTTCGGGACCGGCTATTCATCCCTTGCGCACCTGAAACGCTTTAGTGTCAATACCCTGAAAATAGACAAGTCATTTGTGCGGGATGTCGAGAACAACACCACCGATGCCGCAATTGCCTCTGCCATTATTGCCATGGGGAGCAGTCTGAATCTGAAGGTGATTGCCGAAGGGGTTGAGACGGAACAGCAGATGGATTTCTTGCGGGATAACAACTGCGACCAGGTACAGGGTTTTCTGATCAGCCGTCCGCTTCCTGCTGACCAGGCCCTGAAGGTGTTACGTCAAAAATGTATCGGCGGGCTGCTGCAAGGGCACGAAGCCCTGAAGGAACGGTAA
- a CDS encoding NUDIX hydrolase: MSFTSLTCPSCGAAVRQYRNPFPTVDIIIELDNSIVLIKRKNPPHGWALPGGFVDYGESLEAAAIREAQEETGLAIQNLRLLGCYSDPARDERMHTITTVFIAQATGTPQAADDAAELALFSPDELPSPLCFDHAGILADYRSFRASCPCSSPPIHF, encoded by the coding sequence ATGTCCTTCACCAGTCTCACCTGCCCATCCTGCGGGGCAGCGGTCAGACAATACCGCAACCCGTTTCCCACGGTGGATATTATTATTGAACTGGACAACTCAATCGTCCTGATCAAACGTAAAAATCCACCCCATGGCTGGGCCTTGCCGGGTGGATTCGTCGACTACGGGGAGTCTCTTGAGGCCGCAGCCATCAGGGAGGCTCAGGAGGAGACGGGACTGGCAATCCAGAACCTGCGTCTGCTCGGCTGTTACTCCGATCCGGCGCGGGATGAGCGGATGCATACCATCACAACCGTCTTCATCGCGCAGGCAACCGGGACCCCCCAGGCTGCTGACGATGCTGCAGAGCTGGCCCTGTTTTCGCCTGACGAGTTACCCTCCCCGCTTTGCTTTGACCATGCCGGAATATTGGCTGATTACCGTTCCTTCAGGGCTTCGTGCCCTTGCAGCAGCCCGCCGATACATTTTTGA
- a CDS encoding PxxKW family cysteine-rich protein: MQCQTVLPGTECTFMAKSGCVFPDGSCQTVVENCEGCERIVDGSIGQVCGAYPAPAKKWANGICNFATHVKVEIKVEDLKVNPLKASKKASGGKKK; the protein is encoded by the coding sequence ATGCAGTGTCAAACCGTGCTTCCCGGTACCGAGTGTACCTTCATGGCAAAGAGCGGATGTGTATTCCCTGATGGTTCCTGCCAGACCGTAGTAGAAAATTGTGAAGGATGTGAACGTATTGTTGATGGCAGCATCGGCCAGGTTTGTGGCGCATATCCGGCGCCTGCCAAGAAGTGGGCCAACGGCATCTGCAACTTCGCTACCCACGTCAAGGTTGAAATCAAGGTGGAAGACCTCAAGGTCAACCCGCTCAAAGCCTCCAAGAAGGCCTCTGGCGGCAAGAAGAAGTAA
- a CDS encoding phosphoglucomutase/phosphomannomutase family protein gives MAHIAFGTSGWRGILCEDFTFENVKIVTQAIADYLKDSGEAGNGVIVGCDTRFMGKRFTEEAAAVLAGAGIKALLCSRDVPTPVIAFEILRRGAAGGINFTASHNPPEYNGIKFSPSWGGPALPETTKQIERRANEMMGDFCYSELSLEEAKRRGLLEVIDPHSAYLSALEQKVDFDALKTIGKLGLNPLYGTARGYLDAPLKSLGIPYAIINDHLDPYFGGQPPEPSEAHIPDFIALVKNDPTIRLGLATDGDADRFGILDADGTYIEPNYIIALLLDYLIRVRKLSGGVARSVATSHFVDAVAKKHGVPVYETPVGFKYIGELIAQDKIVIGGEESAGLTIKGHVPEKDGILACFLVAEMVAREGKTVRELLERMYAEVGRFVTRRDNLKLSPELEAAYPAKVAAVPKEIAGSAVAEVSTLDGVKLILSDGSWMLFRKSGTEPVVRLYGEASSEARLAEVMAAGKAFILN, from the coding sequence ATGGCTCACATCGCGTTCGGCACTTCCGGGTGGCGGGGAATCTTGTGCGAAGATTTTACCTTTGAGAATGTCAAGATTGTAACCCAGGCCATTGCCGACTACCTGAAGGACTCTGGTGAAGCCGGTAACGGTGTGATTGTCGGTTGTGATACCCGTTTCATGGGGAAGAGATTCACGGAGGAAGCTGCTGCAGTGCTGGCAGGTGCAGGGATCAAGGCGCTGCTGTGCAGCCGGGATGTCCCAACACCGGTGATTGCCTTTGAAATTCTGCGTCGTGGCGCTGCCGGCGGAATCAACTTTACGGCCAGCCACAATCCTCCTGAATATAATGGCATTAAATTCTCTCCGTCCTGGGGCGGACCGGCCTTGCCGGAGACCACCAAGCAGATTGAACGCCGTGCCAATGAGATGATGGGAGATTTCTGCTACAGTGAACTCTCTCTTGAAGAGGCCAAACGGCGTGGCCTGCTGGAGGTGATTGATCCCCATAGTGCCTATCTGTCCGCCCTGGAACAGAAGGTCGATTTTGATGCCCTCAAGACCATCGGCAAGTTGGGATTGAACCCGCTCTATGGTACGGCCCGCGGCTATCTGGACGCACCGCTCAAGAGTCTCGGTATCCCTTACGCCATTATCAACGACCATCTTGATCCGTACTTTGGCGGGCAACCGCCGGAGCCGTCCGAGGCGCATATTCCGGACTTTATCGCGCTGGTGAAGAATGATCCCACCATCCGTCTGGGACTGGCCACTGACGGGGATGCTGATCGTTTCGGCATTCTGGATGCCGACGGTACCTATATTGAACCCAACTATATTATTGCCCTGCTGCTGGATTATCTGATCCGTGTCCGCAAGCTTTCCGGCGGTGTGGCTCGCAGTGTGGCAACTTCTCATTTTGTTGATGCCGTGGCAAAAAAACATGGTGTGCCTGTTTATGAGACACCGGTCGGCTTTAAATATATCGGCGAATTGATTGCCCAGGACAAGATCGTGATTGGTGGTGAAGAAAGTGCCGGACTCACCATAAAAGGCCATGTGCCTGAGAAGGATGGTATCCTGGCCTGCTTTCTGGTGGCTGAAATGGTGGCCCGCGAGGGCAAGACGGTACGGGAATTGCTTGAGCGGATGTATGCTGAGGTTGGCAGGTTTGTTACCCGCCGTGATAACCTGAAGCTCTCCCCGGAACTGGAAGCCGCCTATCCCGCCAAGGTGGCGGCAGTACCCAAAGAGATTGCCGGCTCTGCAGTAGCAGAGGTAAGTACCCTTGATGGGGTCAAGCTGATCCTGTCGGACGGTTCCTGGATGCTGTTCCGTAAATCCGGCACTGAACCGGTGGTTCGCCTCTACGGCGAGGCCTCTTCCGAGGCGCGCCTGGCCGAGGTCATGGCGGCAGGCAAGGCATTTATTCTGAACTAA
- the nifU gene encoding Fe-S cluster assembly protein NifU — protein sequence MWDYTPKVKDHFLNPRNVGDIADADAVGEVGSLACGDALKLYLKLDENKEKIVDAKFQTFGCASAIASSSALTEMVKGKTLDEALAVSNQDIAEFLGGLPEEKMHCSVMGQEALEVAIFKYRGLEVPDHDAEHDHGHAYPDYEGTLVCKCFGITDAFLKKVIADNHLTTSEQVTNFTKAGGACGSCIPKIKELIAEVLGQAKEAAAKPKLSNLKKMQLVQEVLERDIRPMLRADGGDLELIDIDGDHVQIAFRKACAGCASSGNTAKFVEMKLRELVYEGLHVQEVSA from the coding sequence ATGTGGGATTACACACCAAAAGTAAAAGATCATTTTCTCAACCCCCGCAATGTGGGCGATATAGCTGATGCTGATGCTGTGGGTGAAGTAGGCAGTCTGGCCTGTGGTGATGCCCTGAAGCTGTATCTGAAACTGGATGAGAACAAGGAAAAGATTGTTGATGCAAAATTCCAGACCTTTGGCTGCGCCAGTGCCATTGCTTCTTCCTCGGCCCTGACCGAGATGGTGAAAGGCAAGACCCTTGATGAGGCGTTAGCGGTCAGCAATCAGGATATTGCCGAATTTTTGGGCGGGCTGCCGGAAGAGAAGATGCATTGCTCCGTGATGGGGCAGGAAGCGCTTGAGGTTGCCATCTTCAAATACCGCGGCCTTGAAGTGCCTGATCATGATGCCGAGCATGACCACGGCCATGCCTATCCCGACTACGAGGGAACACTGGTCTGCAAATGCTTCGGTATCACCGATGCCTTCCTGAAGAAGGTGATTGCCGACAACCATCTGACCACCTCGGAACAGGTCACCAACTTCACGAAGGCCGGCGGGGCCTGCGGTAGCTGTATCCCCAAGATCAAGGAACTGATTGCCGAGGTGCTGGGGCAGGCCAAGGAGGCCGCTGCCAAGCCCAAGCTCTCCAATCTGAAGAAGATGCAACTGGTGCAGGAAGTGCTGGAGCGGGATATCCGCCCCATGCTGCGGGCCGACGGCGGTGACCTCGAGCTGATTGATATTGATGGCGACCATGTCCAGATCGCCTTCCGCAAGGCCTGTGCCGGTTGTGCCTCCTCAGGCAATACCGCCAAGTTTGTGGAAATGAAACTGCGGGAGCTGGTGTATGAAGGGCTACACGTGCAGGAGGTCTCGGCATGA
- the nifS gene encoding cysteine desulfurase NifS — protein MKEIYLDNNATTKVDEAVFEEMKPYFCELYGNPSSMHYFGGQVQSKVTEARKRVADLLGASPGEIIFTACGTESDNTAIRSALEVLPDRRHIITSRVEHPAVLTQCRNLTAKGYRVTEIGVDGAGRLDMDEYRKAIDDDTAIVSFMWANNETGVIFPVEEAAAIAKKNGAQFHTDAVQAVGKIPINMADSKIDMLSLSGHKLHAPKGIGALYVRKGTPFRPLMVGGHQEKSRRAGTENAAAIIALGKACQLAGEFMEAENTTVKAKCERLENALMAAIPHARINGGGAERLPNTTSIAFEFVEGEAILLLLSELGVCASSGSACTSGSLEPSHVLRAMGVPFTCAHGSIRFSLSRYTTDAEIDAVIKEMPPIIARLRQMSPFGREFLK, from the coding sequence ATGAAAGAGATCTATCTGGACAATAACGCCACCACCAAGGTGGATGAAGCGGTCTTTGAGGAGATGAAACCGTATTTCTGCGAGCTGTATGGTAACCCAAGCTCCATGCACTACTTCGGTGGACAGGTGCAGAGCAAGGTGACCGAGGCTCGTAAACGGGTGGCTGACCTGTTGGGGGCCTCGCCGGGGGAGATCATCTTTACCGCCTGCGGCACCGAGAGTGATAATACCGCGATCCGTTCTGCCCTTGAGGTGCTGCCGGACCGTCGTCATATCATCACCAGCCGGGTTGAACATCCGGCTGTGCTGACCCAATGCCGCAACCTGACTGCCAAAGGCTACCGGGTTACCGAGATCGGGGTGGACGGCGCAGGTCGTCTGGACATGGATGAATACAGGAAGGCGATTGACGACGATACCGCGATTGTCTCCTTTATGTGGGCCAACAATGAGACCGGTGTCATCTTTCCGGTTGAAGAGGCGGCTGCCATTGCCAAGAAAAACGGCGCCCAGTTTCACACCGATGCAGTCCAGGCAGTGGGTAAGATCCCGATCAACATGGCTGACTCAAAGATCGACATGCTCTCCCTGTCCGGACACAAACTGCATGCTCCCAAGGGGATCGGTGCGCTGTATGTCCGTAAAGGCACACCGTTTCGTCCGTTGATGGTTGGCGGCCACCAGGAAAAGAGCCGCCGTGCCGGTACCGAGAATGCCGCTGCCATCATTGCGCTGGGCAAGGCCTGCCAGCTGGCCGGCGAGTTTATGGAGGCGGAGAACACGACGGTCAAGGCCAAGTGTGAACGCCTGGAGAACGCGCTGATGGCTGCCATTCCCCATGCCCGTATTAACGGCGGCGGTGCAGAGCGTCTACCGAATACCACGTCGATCGCCTTTGAATTTGTGGAAGGTGAGGCGATCCTGCTGCTCCTGTCAGAGCTGGGGGTTTGTGCCTCTTCCGGCAGCGCCTGTACCTCCGGTTCTCTGGAACCGTCCCACGTGCTGCGCGCCATGGGCGTGCCGTTCACCTGCGCCCACGGCTCGATCCGTTTCTCGCTTTCACGCTACACCACCGATGCCGAGATTGATGCTGTTATTAAAGAGATGCCTCCGATCATTGCCCGCCTGCGGCAGATGTCTCCCTTTGGACGGGAGTTTCTCAAGTAG
- a CDS encoding caspase family protein yields MNRLLILLICLCFALPWMPVHAGQPPLTPTIRIQTDLHSAKIMDVSASGDGALLATASADKTVKLWETASGRLLRTIRPPIAAGSEGMLHAVALSPDGRLVAAAGWTGVSWDGSYSVYLFDTSNGEMRQRLTGFPKPLKRLAFSPDGKNLAVGLHSSGGVYLVRVSDGKRLMFDASLNGTCFGLLFDQKGGLLAGSDQGQLRRYTPDGGRVYAVQTEERTKLLSMALSPDNSYLALVYGDGHQVELRTAADGRFESVLQRPGGRFFSVAWSRDGKQILAAGNLKSEDGRKLLVSWSSEQRRPQELVLLPSKSGITQLLPLQDGALAVVSRLTGFGLLTPEGSTTVLPATGVGRGKKPGLRNLAMLERQPAYFHLLATADFQKNHDLFRISADAASVLFSYERNGQAPARFDLKKRRLVTVHPSMENLLPHRFTAEGLDVQHWQGGAQPLLNRVPLAGFIPLERSQSLAIRHDEKGFVLGTSHFIRAYSAKGALLWKSRTPFTAWDVALSADDSTLVAALDDGSIRWFRMLDGKERFALFPHPDRKRWIIWTLDGFFDHGGGSENLIGFQMNRGAEQAAVMVGAERMFDLLYRPDLLDRAIAGEDLNPYLQRLQIRADGRMALAVPDSHLVPAAALKKQTDQGTRTGGQQDAQERQVRPAQEQAAAEQKGLLAAETVRAGMHQGDAGRLPHQPAEPVDEAEQETELPPTVEAEPQQAEPKTALASLVTAATMPPKVRFLTSSGVTGLRDMRLQAELCDAGGGLGDVTLYLNKMPIVFEQSNRGLVALAKDRKGDCISFERVVTLAAGENQIELMAFNRANSIESERSRIVVRYNAPEPAKPRLHLLTIAVNSYQERTLGLKYSVNDADNVAKLVAEKAQKLFAGVAVYRLSDQQVTRQGLEQVFAEISAKVERGDVFVLFLAGHGLTDELDGMYYFLPADFRLNNGASLARQGISMHDFKQYISSIKATRSLFLIDTCSSGAFSEGMAGQTSAEHAALNKLARSVGRATLAASSRDQVALEGHQGHGVFSFILLQGLQGAAANRSGRITITNLALFVEETLPELTMKKWGYEQIPQKALIGLDFPIGIK; encoded by the coding sequence ATGAACCGCCTGCTTATTCTGCTGATATGCCTCTGTTTTGCACTGCCCTGGATGCCGGTCCATGCAGGACAGCCTCCGCTTACGCCAACCATCAGGATTCAAACTGATCTGCACAGCGCCAAGATTATGGATGTATCTGCCAGTGGTGATGGCGCCCTACTGGCCACCGCCTCGGCTGATAAGACGGTAAAACTCTGGGAAACTGCCAGCGGCAGGCTGCTCAGGACCATCAGACCGCCGATTGCAGCAGGGAGCGAGGGAATGCTGCATGCCGTCGCCCTTAGCCCCGATGGCAGGCTGGTCGCAGCTGCCGGCTGGACCGGGGTAAGTTGGGACGGCAGTTACTCGGTCTATCTGTTTGACACGTCCAATGGCGAGATGCGTCAGCGGCTAACCGGGTTTCCCAAACCGCTCAAGCGGCTTGCGTTCTCGCCGGACGGCAAGAACCTGGCAGTCGGTCTGCACAGCTCCGGGGGGGTCTATCTGGTCAGGGTCTCAGACGGTAAACGGCTGATGTTTGATGCATCCCTTAACGGCACCTGTTTCGGTCTGTTATTTGACCAGAAGGGGGGATTGCTGGCCGGTAGTGACCAGGGGCAGCTCCGGCGCTATACTCCTGACGGAGGGCGGGTGTATGCCGTGCAGACTGAGGAACGGACTAAATTACTCTCCATGGCCCTTTCACCTGACAACAGCTATCTGGCCTTGGTTTACGGCGATGGTCATCAAGTTGAACTGCGTACAGCGGCAGACGGCAGGTTTGAGAGCGTACTGCAACGTCCCGGTGGACGTTTCTTCAGTGTGGCCTGGTCCCGTGACGGCAAACAGATTCTGGCTGCCGGAAACCTCAAGTCCGAGGATGGGCGCAAGCTGCTGGTAAGCTGGTCCAGTGAACAGCGCCGTCCTCAGGAACTGGTGCTGCTGCCGAGCAAGAGCGGCATTACCCAGCTCCTTCCGTTGCAGGATGGAGCACTGGCCGTTGTCTCCCGCTTGACCGGCTTCGGGCTGCTGACGCCTGAGGGCAGCACCACGGTTCTGCCTGCAACAGGGGTGGGGCGGGGGAAGAAACCGGGGTTGCGTAACCTTGCCATGCTGGAACGCCAGCCGGCGTATTTTCATCTTCTGGCAACTGCGGACTTTCAGAAGAACCATGACCTGTTCCGGATTTCGGCCGATGCGGCTTCCGTGTTGTTCAGCTACGAGCGGAACGGTCAGGCGCCAGCCAGGTTTGACCTGAAAAAGCGGCGTCTGGTGACGGTACATCCTTCGATGGAGAACCTGCTGCCCCACCGCTTTACCGCAGAAGGGCTTGATGTCCAGCACTGGCAGGGAGGGGCTCAGCCGCTGCTGAATCGCGTCCCTCTGGCTGGATTTATCCCTCTGGAACGGAGCCAGAGTCTGGCAATCCGTCATGACGAGAAAGGGTTTGTCCTGGGTACCAGTCACTTCATCCGCGCCTATTCCGCCAAGGGGGCACTCCTTTGGAAGAGCAGGACGCCGTTTACGGCCTGGGATGTTGCCTTGTCGGCCGATGACAGTACGTTAGTCGCGGCGCTGGATGATGGCAGTATCCGTTGGTTTCGCATGCTGGACGGCAAAGAACGTTTTGCCCTTTTTCCGCACCCGGACAGGAAACGCTGGATTATCTGGACCCTGGACGGTTTTTTTGATCATGGCGGCGGTTCGGAGAACTTGATCGGTTTCCAGATGAACCGCGGTGCTGAGCAGGCTGCAGTCATGGTTGGTGCAGAGCGTATGTTTGATCTGCTGTATCGGCCTGATCTGCTGGACAGGGCCATTGCCGGTGAAGACCTTAACCCGTACCTGCAACGCTTGCAGATACGGGCCGACGGCCGGATGGCCCTGGCTGTGCCTGACAGTCACCTGGTGCCGGCCGCGGCCCTGAAAAAACAGACAGATCAGGGAACGCGGACCGGGGGACAGCAGGACGCTCAGGAACGGCAAGTCAGGCCGGCCCAGGAACAGGCGGCTGCAGAGCAGAAGGGGCTCTTGGCTGCTGAAACGGTGCGTGCCGGCATGCACCAGGGGGATGCCGGGCGACTGCCGCATCAACCGGCAGAGCCGGTTGATGAAGCGGAGCAGGAAACTGAGCTGCCGCCGACTGTGGAGGCCGAACCGCAGCAGGCTGAACCGAAGACGGCGCTGGCCAGTCTGGTCACGGCGGCAACAATGCCGCCCAAGGTAAGGTTTTTAACGTCCTCAGGCGTAACCGGTCTGCGTGACATGCGGTTGCAGGCAGAGCTGTGTGATGCCGGTGGTGGTCTTGGTGATGTAACCCTTTATCTCAACAAGATGCCGATCGTCTTTGAACAGTCGAACCGGGGGCTGGTTGCGCTTGCGAAAGACAGGAAAGGTGACTGCATCAGCTTTGAGCGGGTCGTTACCCTGGCTGCCGGTGAGAACCAGATTGAGCTGATGGCGTTCAACCGGGCCAACAGCATTGAGTCTGAACGCAGCCGGATTGTCGTGCGCTATAATGCTCCGGAACCGGCCAAGCCGCGGCTGCATCTGCTGACCATTGCGGTGAACAGCTATCAGGAAAGGACACTGGGGCTTAAGTACTCGGTCAATGATGCGGATAACGTGGCAAAACTGGTTGCCGAAAAGGCCCAAAAACTCTTTGCCGGAGTTGCTGTCTATCGCCTCTCTGACCAGCAGGTGACCAGACAGGGCTTGGAGCAGGTCTTTGCAGAGATCAGCGCCAAGGTAGAGCGGGGAGATGTGTTTGTGCTCTTTCTGGCTGGTCATGGCCTGACTGATGAGCTTGACGGCATGTACTATTTTCTTCCGGCAGATTTCCGTCTCAATAATGGAGCGTCTCTTGCCCGCCAAGGGATATCAATGCATGATTTCAAGCAGTACATCAGTTCGATCAAGGCCACGAGGAGTCTGTTCCTGATCGATACCTGCAGCAGCGGGGCATTCAGCGAAGGGATGGCGGGGCAGACCAGCGCTGAACACGCTGCCCTGAACAAGTTGGCTCGCAGTGTTGGCAGGGCGACCTTGGCTGCAAGTTCCCGCGATCAGGTCGCCCTGGAAGGACATCAGGGGCATGGTGTCTTCAGTTTTATCCTGCTGCAGGGGCTGCAGGGGGCTGCCGCCAACAGGTCCGGGCGTATTACCATCACCAATCTGGCCCTGTTCGTGGAAGAAACCCTACCGGAGCTAACCATGAAAAAGTGGGGGTATGAACAGATACCGCAAAAGGCTCTGATCGGTTTAGACTTTCCAATCGGGATAAAGTGA